The window ACCAGGTGGTCGTGGGCCTCGGTGCCGTCTCGCGCGTCTTCCCGATCCCGGGCCTCATGGAGCAGGCGATCGGCTTCAAGTCCGTCGAGGAGGCCACGGCCTGCCGCGACCACATCCTCGACCGCCTCGACGCCGCCGCCGTCATGACCGACCCGGCTGCCAAGAAGCGCGCCCTCACCTTCGTCTTCGTCGGCGGCGGCTACGCCGGCATCGAGGCGATGGCCGAGCTGGAGGACCTCGTCCGCGCCTCGGTGAAGAACCACTCCGGCATCTCCCAGGACGAGATCAACTTCGTCGTCGTCGAGGCCCTCGGCCGCATCCTCCCCGAGGTCGGCCCCGAGATGGGCCTGTGGTCGCTGCACCAGCTGCGCGAGCGCGGCATCGACATCCGCCTCGACACCCAGCTGAAGTCCATCGAGGGCGGCCACGCCGTGCTCTCGGACGGCACCGAGTTCGACACCGACACGGTCGTGTGGACCGCCGGCATCAAGTCCAACCCCGTGCTGGCCAGCACGGGCCTGCCGCTGGACAAGCTGGGCCGCCTCACCGTGCGCGCCGACCTGCGCGTCACCGGCGAGGACGGCGTGGTCGAGGGCGCCTGGGGCGCCGGCGACGCGTGCGCCGTGCCCGACCTCACCAAGGAGCCGGGCCAGTTCTGCCCGCCCAACGCCCAGCACGCCGTGCGCGAGTCCAAGGTGCTGGCGGCCAACATCGTCGCCACCCTGCGCGGCGAGGGCCTGACCGAGTACCGCCACAAGTACATCGGCACGGTCGCCTCGTTCGGCATCGGCAAGGGCGTCGCCAACACCTTCGGCCTGAAGGTCAAGGGCTTCCCGGCGTGGCTGATGCACCGCGGCTACCACCTGTACGCGATGCCGACGCTCGACCGGAAGATCCGCATCGCCCTCGGGTGGGCGGCCTCCGGCATGGGCGTGACGCGCGACCTGGTGGCCATCGGCCGCCAGGCCCGTCCGCGCGAGGAGTTCGTGGCGGCCGGCGCCAAGCCGCCGGCGCCGCGCCCCGTGGGTGACCCGGCCCCCAGCAAGAGCTGAGGACCTGACGACGACGGCGGAGCCGGTGCACGCGCACCGGCTCCGCCGTCGTCGTCGTCCTGAGCCTTCGACCTGAGCCGTCGTGGGCCGGCCCCCGTAGCCCAACCGGCAGAGGCAGGCGCCTTAAAAGCGCCTCAGTGCGGGTTCGAACCCCGCCGGGGGCACCACCGTCAGGCCTGGGCGGCCAGGCGCACGTGCGTGGAGGCGCCGCCGTACCCCGCGTAGCCGCCGCGCCGCTCCAGCAGCTCCACGTGGAAGCCCGTGGACAGCACCGCGGTGTACAGGTGCACCAGCTCGCCCCCGTCGGTGTCGCGGTCGTAGAGCAGCCCGTGGGCCCGCAGGTCTGCCAGCGCCTCGTCCGGCAGCGAGAACCGGGCGCCGAGGTCGACGTAGTAGTTGTCGGGCACGGGCATGAGCGGCACCCCCGCCTCCCGCAGCCGCACCGCCTCGGCGCGGACGTCGGTGACGGCGTACGCCAGCTGCGTCACGCCGCGCCGCCGCGGGGCTCCCGCGGCCGTCTCCGGCGCGTTGAGCACCAGCCGCAGGCCTCCGCTGGCCGGTCGCAGCGCCCGGGAGCGCAGCCGTCCGTGCGGCTCCACGAACTCCTCCACCGGCCCCGGCTCCAGCCCCAGCAGCGTGCGGTGGAACGACACCTCCTGCGCCAGCAGGTCCGGCGGCACGGCGACCGCCACGTGGTCCAGGCCCACCCAGCCCGCCCCCGCGGCGCCGCCGGCCTCCAGCCCTCCGGTCGCGCCGGGGGGCAGCGCCGCGAAGTCGCCGCGCCAGTGGTC is drawn from Quadrisphaera setariae and contains these coding sequences:
- a CDS encoding NAD(P)/FAD-dependent oxidoreductase, giving the protein MTAPASLESPVPAAAGRPRILLLGGGFVGLLTARHLLKQLKAGEAQVVVVDPRPYMTYAPFLPEVAGGSIEARHVVVSLRQALKGADVVTGTVTGMDPARKVAFVQPQEGEQVEISYDQVVVGLGAVSRVFPIPGLMEQAIGFKSVEEATACRDHILDRLDAAAVMTDPAAKKRALTFVFVGGGYAGIEAMAELEDLVRASVKNHSGISQDEINFVVVEALGRILPEVGPEMGLWSLHQLRERGIDIRLDTQLKSIEGGHAVLSDGTEFDTDTVVWTAGIKSNPVLASTGLPLDKLGRLTVRADLRVTGEDGVVEGAWGAGDACAVPDLTKEPGQFCPPNAQHAVRESKVLAANIVATLRGEGLTEYRHKYIGTVASFGIGKGVANTFGLKVKGFPAWLMHRGYHLYAMPTLDRKIRIALGWAASGMGVTRDLVAIGRQARPREEFVAAGAKPPAPRPVGDPAPSKS